In Hemicordylus capensis ecotype Gifberg chromosome 3, rHemCap1.1.pri, whole genome shotgun sequence, one DNA window encodes the following:
- the LOC128351983 gene encoding uncharacterized protein LOC128351983, giving the protein MVVEPWDVEAFRAIQASIAPRTRVAYDKRVRAFLQFRAQVGLVHVWPVPPEQLMQYLVHLRAQGLAVSTMAGHLAALAFFGKARGLPDHSGDFRVRHMLEGWARETPVQPDRRRPVTPEALQLALQQLAGACASPYEEVLFRAAALVAFFGAFRVGEMFPRSRRGPTSRVLQFSDLTVGASRVVLHLRFSKTDQRGKGQSVALHATGDPGLCPVRALKDYTEARGSAMGCLFIHTNGRHVTQFQFWAVMRRAFVAAGVPTQDLAPHSFRIGAASMAARMGYSGPEIQRLGRWRSAAYRRYVR; this is encoded by the coding sequence ATGGTTGTGGAACCTTGGGATGTAGAGGCGTTTAGGGCCATCCAAGCCTCCATAGCGCCCAGGACACGGGTTGCCTACGACAAAAGGGTCAGGGCCTTTCTGCAGTTTAGAGCTCAGGTAGGATTGGTCCATGTGTGGCCTGTGCCGCCGGAACAGCTGATGCAGTACCTGGTGCACCTCCGTGCCCAGGGGCTGGCGGTGAGCACCATGGCCGGCCATTTGGCTGCGCTggctttctttgggaaagcaaggggcctccccgaccattctggggacttcagggtccggcacatgctggagggctgggcgagGGAGACGCCCGTGCAACCTGACCGACGTAGGCCGGTCACCCCAGAGGCGCTGCAGCTGGCACTGCAGCAACTTGCCGGGGCTTGTGCGTCTCCTTATGAGGAGGTCCTGTTCAGGGCGGCAGCCTTGGTTGCTTTCTTCGGGGCCTTTAGGGTTGGAGAGATGTTCCCCAGGAGCAGGCGCGGCCCCACGAGTAGGGTACTTCAATTCAGTGACCTCACCGTGGGTGCTTCCCGGGTGGTACTGCACCTtaggttttcaaaaacagatcagagaggcaaggggcagAGTGTCGCGCTGCATGCCACTGGCGACCCGGGCTTGTGCCCAGTCCGTGCACTGAAGGACTACACGGAGGCCAGGGGTTCAGCTATGGGGTGCCTCTTTATCCACACTAATGGGCGCCACGTGACCCAATTCCAGTTTTGGGCGGTGATGAGGAGAGCCTttgtggcggcgggggtgccTACCCAGGATCTGGCCCCCCACTCCTTTCGGATTGGGGCGGCTTCCATGGCTGCTCGGATGGGTTATTCGGGCCCGGAAATCCAGcggctgggcaggtggcggtcAGCGGCTTACCGCCGATACGTGCGGTAG